From a single Halorussus limi genomic region:
- a CDS encoding hybrid sensor histidine kinase/response regulator, whose amino-acid sequence MADARHRVLHVEDNDFFASVTADVLSDDYGMSVHTVGSAREGLERLDAEEFDCIVSDYEMPGMDGLEFLDAVRESYPDVPFVLLTGGGNERIASEAVSAGVTDYLQKGEGKDQFAVLANRIENAVTRRRAERLADRQIAVNDLIWDVSQAVLRASSREDIEETVCGQLADSDPYVLAWVGKVDEDAAAVRPQVSAGVEQRYLDAVVLDPDRESAAGAEGGPAEDGREVDDREAGDRVPVREAVETRSVQVERATTLEEGFGLNADGKGERYAVAAIPLVYEDRAYGVLSVWSDARHAFGETERRVLSKFGNNVAYAIDSVQTRKELVRREQRLQVFNRILRHNLRNDLNVVLGRAQNIGEEFPPAAGEARVIEQKASELIEISEKAREVGKTLDREDRTKKQIDVTDCVERTCEEFRQSYPDAEIATTLPESARVYADKTLEAAIGEVVENAIEHNDDRPSVRVTVSATGDDGEWVEVTVLDDGPGIPEDEREVLTEGEETALHHGSGLGLWLSHWIVGKFGGELAFEDYHTDGGAVTLRLQRAVEDVSPWHEISALGEE is encoded by the coding sequence ATGGCAGACGCGCGCCACCGTGTCCTGCACGTCGAGGACAACGACTTTTTCGCCAGCGTCACCGCCGACGTCCTCAGCGACGACTACGGCATGAGCGTACACACGGTGGGGAGCGCACGCGAGGGCCTCGAACGGCTCGACGCCGAGGAGTTCGACTGCATCGTCAGCGACTACGAGATGCCGGGGATGGACGGCTTGGAGTTTCTGGACGCGGTTCGCGAGAGCTATCCCGACGTGCCGTTCGTCCTGCTGACCGGCGGCGGAAACGAACGGATAGCCAGCGAGGCCGTCTCGGCGGGCGTCACCGACTACCTCCAGAAAGGCGAGGGAAAAGACCAGTTCGCAGTGTTGGCAAACCGCATCGAGAACGCCGTCACGCGACGGCGGGCCGAGCGATTGGCCGACCGCCAGATAGCGGTCAACGACCTCATCTGGGACGTGAGCCAAGCGGTCTTACGGGCGTCCTCTCGCGAGGACATCGAGGAGACCGTCTGCGGCCAACTCGCCGACTCCGACCCCTACGTCCTCGCGTGGGTCGGCAAGGTGGACGAGGACGCGGCCGCGGTCCGCCCGCAGGTGTCGGCCGGGGTCGAACAACGGTATCTCGACGCCGTGGTCCTCGACCCCGACCGCGAGAGCGCCGCCGGCGCCGAGGGCGGTCCCGCGGAGGACGGCCGCGAGGTGGACGACCGCGAAGCGGGCGACCGCGTGCCGGTCCGCGAAGCGGTCGAAACACGGTCCGTGCAGGTCGAGCGTGCCACGACGCTCGAAGAAGGCTTCGGGTTGAACGCCGACGGAAAGGGCGAGCGCTACGCGGTCGCCGCGATTCCGCTCGTCTACGAGGACCGGGCCTACGGCGTCCTGAGCGTCTGGTCGGACGCCCGTCACGCCTTCGGCGAGACCGAGCGCCGCGTCCTCTCGAAGTTCGGGAACAACGTCGCGTACGCCATCGACTCGGTCCAGACTCGCAAGGAACTCGTCCGGCGCGAACAGCGCCTGCAGGTGTTCAATCGCATCCTCCGGCACAACCTCCGAAACGACCTCAACGTCGTGTTGGGTCGCGCACAGAACATCGGCGAGGAGTTCCCGCCCGCCGCCGGGGAGGCCCGCGTCATCGAACAGAAGGCGAGCGAACTCATCGAGATAAGCGAAAAGGCCCGCGAGGTCGGCAAGACGCTCGACCGCGAAGACCGAACGAAGAAGCAGATCGACGTGACCGACTGCGTCGAGCGGACCTGCGAGGAGTTCCGCCAGTCGTACCCCGACGCCGAGATAGCGACGACCCTCCCGGAGAGCGCGCGGGTCTACGCCGACAAGACGCTGGAAGCGGCAATCGGCGAGGTCGTCGAGAACGCCATCGAACACAACGACGACCGGCCGTCGGTGCGAGTCACCGTCTCCGCCACGGGCGACGACGGCGAGTGGGTCGAGGTGACGGTCTTGGACGACGGGCCGGGCATCCCGGAGGACGAACGCGAGGTGCTGACCGAGGGCGAGGAGACCGCGCTCCACCACGGGAGCGGTCTCGGACTCTGGCTTTCCCACTGGATAGTCGGCAAGTTCGGCGGCGAACTCGCCTTCGAGGACTACCACACCGACGGCGGTGCGGTGACGCTGCGACTCCAGCGCGCGGTCGAAGACGTGTCGCCGTGGCACGAGATTTCCGCGCTCGGCGAGGAGTGA
- a CDS encoding aldehyde dehydrogenase family protein: MTNDLSIDADWNALYIDGEWVPAQSDETITVEDPSTREAVTEVPSATESDVDAAYESAADAQTEWGDQPPARRQEVVQQFLQALQEHSDEVIDLLSHEVGGSRIMGETSVQIASDHASEAATLPRRMKGEHADSNIPGKENVVQRGPKGVVTVISPWNFPLNLSMRAVAPAIAAGNSVVLKPSTESPITGGLLFGKLFEETDLPDGVLNVVTGRGSDIGDRVASHPESDVVSFTGSTEVGRHVAGLAAQNLAVPAMELGGNNAFVVTDDADIDRAIDGATFGSFVHQGQVCISINRHIVHEDVYDEYVKRLTERAESLPVGSAHEEDTVVGPIINESQRDEMLDYVEKTVEAGATLETGGETVDVDGAGDSLVVGPTVLSDVENDMAAACNEHFGPIAPVIPFSDVDEAVEIANDTEYGLSGAVHAGDLGTGKRIAERMETGNVHVNDQPINDEAHVPFSGTGASGMGTYNSDAFLEEITEMKWISLQREPRDYPF; this comes from the coding sequence ATGACCAACGACCTCTCGATCGACGCCGATTGGAACGCACTCTACATCGACGGTGAGTGGGTTCCGGCCCAGAGCGACGAGACCATCACCGTCGAAGACCCCTCCACCCGCGAAGCGGTCACGGAGGTTCCGTCGGCGACCGAATCAGACGTCGACGCCGCCTACGAGTCGGCCGCGGACGCACAGACCGAGTGGGGAGACCAACCGCCCGCACGGCGACAGGAGGTCGTCCAACAGTTCCTCCAAGCCCTTCAGGAACACAGCGACGAGGTTATCGACCTCCTGAGCCACGAGGTCGGCGGGTCCCGCATCATGGGCGAAACGTCCGTCCAAATCGCGTCGGACCACGCCAGCGAGGCCGCGACGCTACCGCGTCGGATGAAGGGCGAACACGCCGACTCGAACATCCCCGGCAAAGAGAACGTCGTCCAGCGCGGACCGAAGGGCGTCGTCACGGTCATCTCGCCGTGGAACTTCCCGCTCAACCTCTCGATGCGAGCGGTCGCCCCCGCCATCGCCGCCGGGAACAGCGTCGTCCTGAAGCCCTCTACGGAGTCACCGATTACCGGAGGCCTGCTGTTCGGGAAACTCTTCGAGGAGACGGACCTCCCCGACGGCGTACTGAACGTCGTGACGGGACGCGGGTCCGACATCGGGGACCGCGTCGCAAGTCATCCCGAGAGCGACGTCGTCTCCTTCACCGGTTCGACGGAGGTCGGCCGACACGTCGCGGGGCTCGCGGCCCAGAATCTCGCCGTTCCCGCCATGGAACTGGGCGGCAACAACGCCTTCGTCGTCACCGACGACGCCGACATCGACCGAGCCATCGACGGTGCGACCTTCGGGTCGTTCGTCCACCAAGGGCAGGTCTGCATCTCCATCAACCGCCACATCGTCCACGAGGACGTGTACGACGAGTACGTCAAGCGCCTCACCGAGCGCGCGGAGTCGCTTCCCGTCGGGAGCGCCCACGAGGAAGACACCGTCGTCGGTCCGATTATCAACGAGTCACAGCGCGACGAGATGCTGGACTACGTCGAGAAGACCGTCGAGGCGGGTGCCACCCTCGAAACCGGCGGGGAGACCGTCGACGTGGACGGTGCCGGCGACTCGTTGGTCGTCGGACCGACGGTCCTCTCGGACGTGGAAAACGACATGGCCGCGGCCTGCAACGAACACTTCGGCCCGATTGCCCCGGTCATTCCGTTCTCGGACGTCGACGAGGCAGTCGAAATCGCGAACGACACCGAGTACGGCCTGTCGGGTGCCGTCCACGCCGGCGACCTCGGAACCGGAAAGCGAATCGCCGAGCGGATGGAGACGGGGAACGTCCACGTCAACGACCAACCTATCAACGACGAGGCGCACGTTCCCTTCAGCGGAACCGGCGCGTCCGGCATGGGGACGTACAACAGCGACGCGTTCCTCGAAGAAATCACCGAGATGAAGTGGATTTCGCTCCAGCGCGAACCCCGCGACTATCCCTTCTAG
- a CDS encoding orc1/cdc6 family replication initiation protein, protein MSSFSFDRDNSLYKNRDALLEEYTPDNLVGRDEELEEYHAALQPIINGEAPSNIFLYGKSGVGKTAATRFLLNRLQDDAAKYDDISLNVIEINCDGLNSSYQVAVRLVNTLRDPSEQISNTGYPQAQVYSFLWEELDKIGGTVIVVLDEVDHINDNSILYQIPRARSNGYLEDAKIGLIGISNDLSFRDSLSAKVRSSLCEKEVSFPPYDATELQKVLSQREQVAFHDGALAEDVIPLCAAYGAQDAGDARQALDLLLEAGDLARKEAVEQVTDDHVQEAREKLERDRIMEGVADLTEHARLVLYALTSLEAEDETPARSRDIRPRYEQLCNHVGTEPLTSRRMRDHLADLAMLGVISSTEKNEGMSGGKYRKHALKQDLQLVVTALEDTIEFAGVHESIRPYYQTTFEDAES, encoded by the coding sequence ATGTCATCGTTCAGTTTCGACCGGGACAACTCTCTCTACAAGAACCGCGACGCCCTGTTGGAGGAGTACACCCCGGACAACCTCGTCGGCCGGGACGAGGAGTTGGAGGAGTACCACGCCGCTCTCCAACCCATCATCAACGGCGAGGCCCCGTCGAATATCTTCCTCTACGGCAAGAGCGGCGTGGGCAAGACCGCGGCCACCCGTTTTCTGCTCAATCGGCTTCAAGACGACGCCGCCAAATACGACGACATCTCGCTCAACGTCATCGAGATCAACTGCGACGGTCTCAACTCCAGCTATCAGGTCGCCGTCCGACTCGTGAACACGCTCCGGGACCCGTCCGAACAGATCAGCAACACCGGGTATCCCCAAGCACAGGTCTACAGCTTCCTCTGGGAGGAACTCGACAAAATCGGCGGCACGGTCATCGTGGTCCTCGACGAGGTCGACCACATCAACGACAACTCCATCCTCTACCAGATTCCGCGCGCTCGGAGCAACGGCTACCTCGAAGACGCGAAAATCGGTCTCATCGGTATCTCCAACGACCTCTCGTTCCGCGACTCGCTTTCCGCCAAAGTGCGCTCCTCGCTCTGCGAGAAGGAGGTCTCGTTCCCGCCCTACGACGCGACCGAGCTCCAGAAGGTCCTCAGCCAACGCGAACAGGTGGCGTTCCACGACGGGGCGCTCGCCGAGGACGTGATTCCGCTCTGTGCGGCGTACGGCGCGCAGGACGCCGGTGACGCCCGACAGGCGCTCGACCTCCTGCTCGAAGCGGGCGACTTGGCCAGGAAAGAAGCCGTCGAGCAGGTCACGGACGACCACGTCCAAGAGGCCCGCGAGAAACTCGAACGCGACCGAATCATGGAGGGCGTCGCCGACCTGACCGAACACGCCCGACTCGTCCTCTACGCGCTCACGTCGCTCGAAGCCGAGGACGAGACGCCCGCTCGCTCGCGGGACATCCGCCCGCGCTACGAACAGCTCTGCAACCACGTCGGCACCGAACCGCTCACCAGCCGCCGGATGCGCGACCACCTCGCCGACCTCGCGATGCTCGGGGTCATCTCCTCGACGGAGAAGAACGAGGGCATGTCCGGGGGCAAGTACCGCAAGCACGCTCTGAAGCAGGACCTCCAACTCGTCGTCACCGCGCTCGAAGACACCATCGAGTTCGCGGGCGTCCACGAGAGCATCCGTCCGTACTACCAGACTACCTTCGAGGACGCCGAGAGCTAA
- a CDS encoding DMT family transporter: protein MARTPTAALAPLAAASLWGGMYVVSKWGFASIPPVTLGFLRVALGAATLLAVVRRTYPDRDFSASDRRGFLALGGWVTLTIVTQFVGTDLTNASQGALLTVLTPVFTLLLGVAVLSEPLTRRKAAGMALASVGTLLVLAGRYDVDRVSTGNAVGVAALLAASFAWAGYTVYGKSLVRAYSALETATYSTVAAVPMLGVLAAAELALTHRALADATLSIPVAGAVLYLGVASTAAAWYLWYKGLEYVDAGTVAVFFFVQPFVGAFFGAVLLGEAIGPGFVVGGLVMALGVYVVSTSTTT from the coding sequence ATGGCGAGGACACCGACCGCCGCGCTCGCACCGCTCGCGGCGGCCTCCCTCTGGGGCGGGATGTACGTCGTGAGCAAGTGGGGATTCGCCTCTATTCCCCCCGTCACGCTCGGTTTCCTCCGGGTCGCGCTCGGGGCCGCGACCCTGCTCGCGGTGGTCCGGCGGACCTACCCGGACCGCGACTTCTCGGCGAGCGACCGACGCGGATTTCTGGCGCTCGGCGGGTGGGTCACGCTCACCATCGTCACGCAGTTCGTCGGCACCGACCTCACGAACGCGAGTCAGGGCGCGCTCCTGACGGTGTTGACGCCCGTGTTCACCCTCCTGCTCGGAGTCGCGGTGCTGTCGGAACCCCTGACTCGCCGGAAGGCCGCGGGGATGGCGCTCGCGTCGGTCGGCACCCTGCTGGTCCTCGCGGGTCGGTACGACGTGGACCGCGTCTCGACCGGGAACGCCGTCGGGGTCGCGGCCCTCCTCGCGGCCAGTTTCGCGTGGGCCGGCTACACCGTCTACGGGAAGTCGCTCGTCCGGGCCTACTCGGCGCTGGAGACCGCGACCTACTCGACGGTCGCCGCGGTGCCGATGCTCGGGGTTCTCGCCGCGGCGGAACTCGCGCTGACCCACCGCGCTCTCGCCGACGCGACGCTCTCGATCCCCGTCGCCGGTGCGGTCCTCTACCTCGGCGTCGCCAGCACGGCGGCCGCGTGGTACCTCTGGTACAAGGGACTGGAGTACGTCGACGCGGGGACGGTCGCTGTCTTCTTCTTCGTCCAACCGTTCGTCGGGGCCTTCTTCGGAGCAGTCTTGCTCGGTGAGGCCATCGGGCCGGGTTTCGTCGTCGGTGGACTCGTCATGGCTCTCGGCGTCTACGTCGTGTCCACCTCGACCACGACCTGA
- the trxA gene encoding thioredoxin: MSEDKLESIRERKRDDLLGAQNEEGDGTGVTPESDASAESEPAPTEPVHVESVEQFSDVTTRYDVTLVDFYADWCGPCNMLEPTVEAIARDTDAAVAKVDIDEHQGLAAQYGVRSVPTLLLFADGEQVEQIVGVQDEATLTKLVERHG, encoded by the coding sequence ATGAGCGAAGACAAACTCGAATCTATCCGCGAGCGAAAGCGAGACGACCTCCTCGGAGCGCAAAACGAGGAGGGCGACGGAACTGGCGTTACGCCCGAGAGCGACGCCAGCGCCGAGTCCGAACCGGCACCGACCGAACCCGTTCACGTCGAGAGCGTCGAACAGTTCTCCGACGTGACCACTCGATACGACGTGACGCTGGTCGACTTCTACGCGGACTGGTGCGGACCCTGCAACATGCTCGAACCGACGGTGGAAGCCATCGCGCGGGACACCGACGCCGCGGTGGCGAAGGTAGACATCGACGAGCATCAGGGTCTCGCCGCGCAGTACGGCGTCCGGAGCGTGCCGACCCTACTGCTGTTCGCCGACGGCGAGCAGGTCGAGCAGATAGTCGGCGTGCAGGACGAGGCGACCCTGACGAAGTTGGTCGAGCGACACGGCTGA
- a CDS encoding Acg family FMN-binding oxidoreductase, with the protein MGERNPGDGGSERTRDGDGSERGERGAVGRTRAHERTSALSRVGEAVGETLGRVSLRRRWVGGNRPWRVSASAFPSAGTLEERARFLIRFAVLAPSSHNTQPWLFTVDEGEVRLFADLDRWLSVADHDKRELYLSLGAALENLLVAAEHFGLGHEVTYLPGSDGTHAATVRLSESPSADSDSGKQSAEVRSEHGEVPNEHDEVPSGYRGSRLFTAIPHRRTSRGRFRDKSIPTADLRALERHCVEDDVSLQLVADPETLESIADLTARANRRLYADYAYRRELGRWVGRGAFGDLWPVAKVGKVAVTYLNLGRQRARKDGRAIREAPVVAFLRTDGDDRRSRIRAGQAYERLSLLATALGVGNHPVSALLEVENLRRELTDLLGRSDRPVQHFFRLGYPERAGDSRLSPRRPAEAVVVD; encoded by the coding sequence ATGGGGGAACGGAATCCGGGAGACGGAGGCTCGGAACGGACGCGAGACGGCGACGGTTCCGAGCGCGGAGAGCGCGGAGCGGTCGGACGGACCCGAGCGCACGAGCGCACGAGCGCCCTGTCGCGCGTCGGCGAGGCGGTCGGCGAGACCCTCGGCCGAGTCTCCCTGCGGCGAAGGTGGGTCGGCGGAAACCGGCCGTGGCGGGTCTCGGCGTCGGCGTTTCCGAGTGCAGGGACGCTCGAAGAGCGCGCGCGATTTCTGATTCGGTTCGCGGTGCTGGCACCGTCGAGTCACAACACCCAGCCATGGCTGTTCACCGTGGACGAGGGCGAAGTTCGGTTGTTCGCCGACCTAGACCGGTGGCTCAGCGTCGCGGACCACGACAAGCGCGAGTTGTACCTCAGCCTCGGGGCCGCGCTGGAGAACCTGCTCGTCGCGGCCGAACACTTCGGACTGGGCCACGAGGTGACGTATCTGCCGGGGAGCGACGGCACCCACGCCGCGACGGTTCGACTGTCGGAGTCGCCGTCGGCGGACAGCGACTCCGGGAAACAGTCCGCCGAGGTTCGGAGCGAACACGGCGAAGTGCCGAACGAACACGACGAAGTGCCGAGCGGGTACCGGGGTTCACGACTGTTCACCGCGATTCCTCACCGCCGGACCAGTCGTGGACGATTCCGCGACAAATCGATACCGACGGCGGACCTCCGGGCGCTCGAACGTCACTGCGTCGAGGACGACGTGTCGCTCCAGTTGGTCGCGGACCCCGAGACGCTGGAGAGCATCGCGGACCTGACCGCTCGCGCGAATCGGCGACTGTACGCCGACTACGCCTACCGGCGGGAACTCGGTCGGTGGGTCGGTCGCGGCGCGTTCGGCGACTTGTGGCCCGTCGCGAAGGTCGGGAAAGTCGCGGTCACCTATCTGAATCTCGGTCGCCAGCGCGCCCGGAAGGACGGGCGGGCGATACGCGAGGCCCCCGTCGTCGCCTTCCTCCGGACCGACGGCGACGACCGCCGGTCCCGGATTCGGGCCGGACAGGCGTACGAGCGCCTGAGTCTGCTGGCGACGGCGCTCGGCGTCGGTAACCACCCGGTGAGCGCGCTGCTCGAGGTCGAGAACCTGCGTCGGGAGTTGACCGACCTGCTCGGTCGGTCCGACCGGCCAGTCCAGCACTTCTTCCGACTCGGGTACCCCGAGCGAGCGGGCGACTCGCGACTGTCGCCGCGGCGTCCGGCCGAAGCGGTGGTGGTCGATTGA
- a CDS encoding class I SAM-dependent methyltransferase, giving the protein MGFHTFDPASADKLEDESRYRYLSREELVVALALDADGSDAVADFGSGTGFYTDDVAPFAGEVRAVDVQEEMHERYREKGVPENVSLVTADVDDLPFGDDELDAAFSTMTFHEFAGSGGGQDSDGENGNGESGSAESENGGSGDDGNGAEAEIARVLRDGGRFVVADWTANGDGESGPPVGERYDRDEAVRLLEEAGFEVVRADERPETFLVVAER; this is encoded by the coding sequence ATGGGCTTTCACACCTTCGACCCCGCGTCGGCCGACAAACTCGAAGACGAGTCGCGGTACCGGTACCTCTCGCGCGAGGAGTTGGTGGTCGCGCTCGCACTCGACGCCGACGGGAGCGACGCCGTCGCCGACTTCGGGAGCGGGACCGGGTTCTACACCGACGACGTGGCCCCGTTCGCGGGCGAGGTCCGGGCCGTGGACGTGCAGGAGGAGATGCACGAACGCTACCGCGAGAAGGGAGTCCCCGAGAACGTCTCGCTGGTGACCGCGGACGTGGACGACCTCCCGTTCGGCGACGACGAACTCGACGCCGCCTTCTCGACCATGACGTTCCACGAGTTCGCGGGGAGCGGCGGTGGCCAAGACAGCGATGGTGAGAACGGAAACGGCGAAAGCGGAAGCGCCGAAAGCGAAAACGGCGGGAGCGGAGACGACGGGAACGGGGCGGAGGCCGAAATCGCGCGCGTCCTCCGAGACGGCGGCCGCTTCGTCGTCGCCGACTGGACCGCGAACGGCGACGGCGAGAGCGGTCCGCCGGTCGGCGAGCGGTACGACCGCGACGAGGCGGTCCGACTGCTCGAAGAGGCGGGATTCGAGGTCGTTCGGGCCGACGAGCGACCCGAGACGTTCCTCGTCGTCGCCGAGCGCTGA
- a CDS encoding MBL fold metallo-hydrolase, with protein sequence MKRIQLGNTVFEGQNDAYLFDRESGPTALVDTGVATDEAREQLRDGLAEYGREFADLDLILLTHWHHDHAGLAGEIQDESGATVYVHEDDAPMVTGDGANHRAEIEERDLFERWGVPDEKATELLEFLGLHDEIQGDSPTVETFTDGETFDLGGVELRAVHLPGHAAGLTGFEFAEDGETHLLSGDALLPKYTPNVGGADPRVEDPLGTYLDSLARIVEADYDRAWPGHRDSIKDPAGRAREIAVHHRERTERVLSVLRERDAPDAWTVSADLFGELSNIHIMHGPGEAWAHLDHLEREGVVERSDGEGRYELVESDPDLDAMFEYGDEGDESPVTGATTED encoded by the coding sequence GTGAAACGGATTCAGCTCGGGAACACCGTCTTCGAGGGCCAGAACGACGCCTACCTGTTCGACCGCGAGTCGGGACCCACCGCGCTGGTGGACACCGGCGTCGCCACCGACGAGGCCCGCGAACAGTTGCGTGACGGACTCGCGGAGTACGGCCGGGAGTTCGCCGACCTCGACCTGATTCTGCTGACCCACTGGCACCACGACCACGCCGGACTCGCGGGCGAGATTCAGGACGAGAGCGGCGCGACCGTGTACGTCCACGAGGACGACGCGCCGATGGTCACGGGCGACGGGGCGAACCACAGGGCCGAAATCGAGGAGCGCGACCTCTTCGAGCGGTGGGGAGTGCCCGACGAGAAGGCGACCGAACTGCTCGAATTCCTCGGACTCCACGACGAGATTCAGGGCGACTCGCCGACCGTCGAGACGTTCACCGACGGCGAGACGTTCGACCTCGGCGGCGTCGAGTTGCGCGCGGTCCACCTTCCGGGCCACGCCGCCGGCCTGACCGGGTTCGAGTTCGCGGAGGACGGCGAGACCCACCTCCTCTCGGGCGACGCGCTCCTGCCGAAGTACACCCCGAACGTCGGCGGCGCGGACCCGCGGGTCGAGGATCCGCTGGGGACCTACCTCGACTCGCTCGCTCGTATCGTCGAAGCGGACTACGACCGCGCGTGGCCGGGGCACCGCGACTCCATCAAGGACCCCGCGGGGCGAGCGCGCGAAATCGCGGTCCACCACCGCGAGCGAACCGAGCGCGTACTGTCGGTCCTCCGCGAGCGAGACGCCCCCGACGCGTGGACCGTCAGCGCCGACCTCTTCGGCGAGTTGTCGAACATCCACATCATGCACGGACCGGGCGAGGCGTGGGCGCACCTCGACCACCTCGAACGGGAGGGCGTCGTAGAGCGTAGCGACGGCGAGGGCAGGTACGAACTCGTGGAGTCCGACCCGGACCTCGACGCGATGTTCGAGTACGGCGACGAGGGCGACGAATCACCGGTGACGGGCGCGACCACGGAGGACTGA
- a CDS encoding ThuA domain-containing protein has product MTTVTVWNEYRHEREDDEAREVYPDGIHETIAGFLADEGFDTRTATLDEPEHGLTESVLDDTDVLTWWGHEAHDEVEDEVVERVHERVLSGMGLLVLHSGHFSKIFKRLMGTTCDLKWRDEGEKERLWLVEPGHPIAEGVEESIEVPEAEMYGERFDVPAPDTLVFNSWFEGGEVFRSGCCYRRGAGRVFYFRPGHETYPIYHQPEIQKVLANAVSWASPVGGTVPSTGHVPEPPERD; this is encoded by the coding sequence GTGACGACAGTCACAGTCTGGAACGAGTACCGCCACGAACGCGAGGACGACGAGGCCCGCGAAGTTTACCCCGACGGTATCCACGAGACCATCGCCGGATTCCTCGCCGACGAGGGGTTCGACACCCGGACCGCGACGCTGGACGAACCCGAACACGGACTGACCGAGTCCGTGCTGGACGACACCGACGTGCTGACGTGGTGGGGTCACGAGGCCCACGACGAGGTCGAAGACGAGGTGGTCGAACGCGTCCACGAGCGAGTCCTCTCGGGGATGGGCCTGCTGGTCCTCCACTCGGGCCACTTCTCGAAGATTTTCAAGCGTCTGATGGGAACCACCTGCGACTTGAAGTGGCGCGACGAGGGCGAGAAGGAGCGCCTCTGGTTGGTCGAACCCGGCCACCCCATCGCCGAGGGCGTCGAGGAGTCCATCGAAGTTCCCGAGGCCGAGATGTACGGCGAGCGGTTCGACGTGCCCGCCCCGGACACGCTCGTGTTCAACAGTTGGTTCGAGGGCGGCGAGGTGTTCCGGAGCGGATGCTGTTACCGCCGCGGGGCGGGGCGCGTCTTCTACTTCCGACCGGGTCACGAGACGTACCCGATATATCACCAGCCGGAGATACAGAAAGTGCTCGCCAACGCCGTGTCGTGGGCGTCTCCTGTCGGAGGAACGGTACCTTCGACCGGCCACGTGCCGGAACCGCCGGAGAGAGATTGA